From the Nodularia sp. NIES-3585 genome, one window contains:
- a CDS encoding CHAT domain-containing protein produces the protein MNLKELTHKSSKDIIRSFDVDFDIPFEHDVSIGLLLITGAFKPNSPLEDRVGANWCQIVVHDVNYRLLEGLETIEKSKSDAEKLTQFIKHLNFDSTNNIDKYQAYVAARWHDAAGKIYYRVGEHTEARLNFEQAEKIVQSAKLWYCLPDIKSNFLRANYEENRIVSHQIDLASAYEELRLNTLDIAKNKNIKIPEPGKQNIYLQQESVENREFLRGLASILHNESVEYAKQGKIGLSLELSRKSEVICRSLSDKYRLAQALNHQAIRALVAIEDRIKNPLPEAHQKFEEVKTAFQSQDLYNIALELFIQVKNMPWKRGRQIAEQNIAKIYAYEGNFSKAVEVIKLLDELESERQVRGGDLGLDNDFYSYTVIALETVINTAEKANVENLGDYSIGELRKRLQKEKLTEIRSTRKVVKVSMYKRDFANKFSPTYLGLIADELNNDWEKAFSLIEEASCRELLDLLQTQNFPNTNWFRERPSIRLPLSQTTTDERRRGLRQIKPEMVNQETLELLNQIRMNYEQVWFNQPIPTSAHNPEIAHEVCMFTANEPVVIIRYFFYGNKKSPKLGAFVFTQGKIEYKDLDWQAIEHFIINKWEIPEQSESSLRLNDEVSQQLSELLIKPIWDLVGQDIKDFINQDKEPEPNSHLYYPHLVLIPSEKLFRLPLHIAFVPDTKIPLASAIPVSFSVSTTAYVNRGRHFSQRYPVKPDDDLCVLIKRDDEASGKELIDINWNPQHFHIAGQPPEGVSEYQDAGKCNREGLVNLIDKKPEFFIYSGHGIYWKTPNYVETFLELGEAEEEIDYLTQYDIATGIRLPRNKLTILAACVTAQGSDSDGGEVSGFIRSFMAAGCGALGLTLWYVQDTSIADCIRHLLTEIMKRKDSGKPFDVVYELYLYYRTLRKRFSNNNDHDSRKSSHRSPQAYTNSSNHLIESCPLILYL, from the coding sequence ATGAACTTGAAAGAGCTAACACACAAATCTTCAAAGGATATCATTAGAAGTTTTGACGTAGATTTTGATATACCTTTTGAACACGACGTATCTATTGGATTACTTCTAATTACGGGTGCATTCAAGCCCAATAGTCCATTAGAAGATCGTGTAGGTGCTAATTGGTGTCAGATTGTTGTGCATGATGTAAATTATCGACTTTTAGAAGGATTAGAAACTATTGAAAAATCAAAATCAGATGCTGAAAAACTTACACAATTTATTAAACATCTTAATTTTGATTCTACTAATAATATAGACAAATATCAAGCTTACGTGGCTGCTCGGTGGCATGATGCGGCTGGAAAAATATATTATCGTGTTGGTGAACACACGGAAGCTAGATTGAATTTTGAACAAGCTGAAAAAATTGTTCAATCTGCCAAACTTTGGTACTGCTTACCTGATATTAAAAGCAATTTTCTGCGTGCAAACTATGAAGAAAATCGCATAGTCTCTCATCAAATAGACCTTGCATCAGCATACGAAGAATTGAGATTAAATACTTTAGATATAGCAAAAAATAAAAATATTAAAATTCCAGAACCAGGCAAACAAAATATATATTTACAGCAAGAATCCGTTGAGAATAGAGAGTTTCTTCGAGGTTTAGCTAGTATTTTACATAATGAGTCAGTTGAGTACGCTAAACAAGGAAAAATTGGGCTTTCTTTAGAGTTATCTCGTAAATCGGAAGTCATTTGCCGAAGCCTATCAGATAAGTATCGTTTAGCCCAAGCTTTAAATCATCAGGCAATACGGGCTTTGGTAGCTATTGAAGATAGGATTAAAAATCCTCTTCCTGAAGCTCATCAAAAATTTGAGGAAGTCAAAACAGCTTTTCAATCTCAAGATTTGTATAACATTGCTCTTGAATTGTTTATACAAGTTAAAAATATGCCTTGGAAAAGGGGTAGGCAAATAGCTGAACAAAATATAGCTAAAATATATGCTTACGAGGGAAACTTTAGCAAGGCAGTAGAAGTCATCAAATTACTTGATGAATTAGAGAGTGAACGTCAAGTTAGAGGTGGCGATCTTGGATTAGATAATGATTTTTATTCTTATACAGTTATAGCTCTTGAAACTGTTATTAATACAGCAGAGAAAGCAAATGTGGAGAATTTAGGAGACTACAGTATAGGCGAATTAAGAAAGCGTCTTCAAAAAGAGAAACTAACTGAGATCCGTTCCACTCGAAAAGTGGTAAAAGTCTCAATGTATAAAAGAGATTTTGCTAATAAATTTTCTCCAACTTATTTGGGATTGATCGCCGATGAGTTGAATAATGACTGGGAAAAAGCGTTTAGTCTAATTGAAGAAGCTAGTTGTCGTGAACTTTTGGATCTTCTTCAGACGCAAAATTTTCCTAACACTAATTGGTTTCGAGAACGTCCTTCCATTAGATTGCCATTGTCACAGACAACAACGGATGAACGTCGTCGTGGTTTACGCCAGATAAAACCTGAAATGGTTAACCAAGAAACTTTAGAGCTTCTTAATCAAATCCGGATGAACTACGAACAAGTCTGGTTCAACCAACCAATTCCAACTTCAGCGCATAATCCAGAAATTGCTCATGAAGTGTGTATGTTTACTGCCAATGAGCCAGTAGTCATTATTAGGTACTTCTTTTATGGAAATAAAAAGTCTCCAAAACTAGGTGCTTTTGTGTTTACACAAGGAAAAATAGAGTATAAAGATTTAGATTGGCAAGCTATTGAACACTTTATTATTAATAAGTGGGAAATACCTGAACAGTCAGAATCATCTTTACGTTTGAATGATGAAGTTAGCCAGCAACTATCTGAATTACTCATTAAGCCAATTTGGGATTTAGTTGGTCAAGATATCAAAGATTTTATAAATCAAGATAAAGAGCCAGAACCAAATTCACATCTGTACTATCCCCACTTAGTGTTGATTCCCAGTGAAAAACTGTTTCGCCTTCCTCTCCATATAGCCTTTGTTCCAGACACAAAAATTCCTCTGGCTAGTGCGATACCTGTTTCATTTTCTGTTAGTACTACTGCCTACGTAAATCGGGGTCGTCACTTTTCCCAACGTTACCCCGTCAAACCAGATGATGATCTGTGCGTTCTTATTAAACGAGATGATGAAGCTAGTGGTAAGGAGCTTATAGATATTAATTGGAACCCACAGCATTTTCATATTGCTGGGCAACCGCCAGAAGGTGTAAGTGAATATCAGGATGCAGGTAAATGTAATCGAGAAGGACTAGTCAACCTGATAGATAAAAAACCAGAATTTTTCATCTATTCTGGACATGGAATTTATTGGAAAACTCCTAATTATGTTGAAACTTTCCTCGAACTGGGAGAAGCCGAAGAAGAAATAGACTACTTGACACAATATGATATTGCTACAGGAATACGACTTCCTAGAAACAAACTAACTATTCTTGCTGCTTGTGTTACAGCTCAGGGTTCTGATTCAGATGGAGGTGAAGTATCAGGATTTATTAGAAGTTTTATGGCTGCTGGATGTGGAGCATTGGGTCTAACTTTGTGGTATGTACAAGATACTTCTATTGCTGATTGTATCAGGCATCTTTTAACTGAAATTATGAAAAGAAAAGATTCTGGTAAACCTTTTGATGTTGTTTATGAACTATATTTATATTATCGAACTCTCCGAAAGAGATTTTCAAACAACAATGACCATGATTCCCGAAAGAGTTCACACAGAAGTCCCCAAGCCTACACAAATAGCTCTAATCATCTGATTGAATCTTGCCCACTAATACTGTATCTTTAA